The Syngnathus typhle isolate RoL2023-S1 ecotype Sweden linkage group LG16, RoL_Styp_1.0, whole genome shotgun sequence genome includes a region encoding these proteins:
- the marc1 gene encoding mitochondrial amidoxime-reducing component 1, which translates to MEPTVSVKVFLCKNKSTLLVGGAAAAVFVALGVAYKYLRRPVTRVRVGVVSQLLVHPLKSGKAASVPLAECLNIGLKCGQMQDRHWMVVTEDGHMVTGRQEPRLVLVSLTCEGGDVVLNGPEMSELRFPIKQLDNAVMDCRMFGGDIQGRDCGDQASRWLVRYLKAEKTFRLVHFEAHMKARRSVDSESLFSPHEEVAYPDCAPVMLLSEASVKHLSGKLNKDLTVERFRPNIVIGDCEAFAEDSWEEIQIGSVRLRRVMSCGRCIFTTVDPETGIINRKEPLETLKSYRLCKPDEKHIYKSAPLFGQLLSVEKTGVIQVGDLVYKISR; encoded by the exons ATGGAGCCGACGGTGTCCGTGAAAGTTTTTTTGTGCAAGAATAAATCGACGCTGCTGGTCGGCGGTGCAGCCGCCGCGGTGTTCGTGGCTTTGGGTGTTGCATATAAATACCTGCGGAGGCCGGTGACGCGTGTGCGCGTGGGCGTCGTGTCGCAGCTCCTTGTCCACCCGCTCAAGTCCGGCAAAGCGGCGTCGGTTCCTCTCGCCGAGTGCCTCAACATAGGCCTCAAGTGCGGGCAGATGCAGGATCG CCACTGGATGGTAGTGACGGAGGATGGCCACATGGTGACAGGCCGCCAGGAACCTCGTCTGGTTCTGGTCTCTTTAACATGCGAGGGAGGTGATGTGGTCCTGAACGGGCCCGAGATGTCTGAGCTGCGTTTCCCCATCAAGCAGCTCGATAACGCCGTCATGGACTGCAG AATGTTTGGTGGTGACATTCAGGGGCGGGACTGCGGCGACCAAGCGTCCCGTTGGTTGGTCCGCTATCTGAAGGCGGAAAAGACCTTCCGCCTGGTGCATTTTGAAGCCCACATGAAGGCCAGGAGGTCTGTGGATTCCGAATCGCTCTTCTCCCCACATGAG GAGGTAGCGTACCCCGATTGCGCCCCGGTTATGCTCCTGTCCGAAGCGTCCGTCAAGCACCTGAGCGGGAAGCTGAACAAGGACCTGACGGTGGAGCGCTTCCGGCCCAACATCGTCATCGGCGACTGCGAGGCGTTTGCCGAA GATTCATGGGAAGAGATCCAGATCGGTAGCGTTCGTCTGCGGCGGGTGATGTCATGCGGgag gtgcaTTTTCACAACAGTGGACCCCGAAACTGGAATCATCAACAGAAAGGAGCCTCTTGAAACGCTGAAGAG CTACCGCCTGTGCAAACCCGACGAGAAGCACATCTACAAGTCGGCGCCGCTGTTTGGACAGCTGCTTAGCGTGGAGAAGACGGGCGTGATCCAGGTGGGCGATCTTGTCTACAAAATCAGTCGATGA